The proteins below are encoded in one region of Drosophila santomea strain STO CAGO 1482 chromosome 2R, Prin_Dsan_1.1, whole genome shotgun sequence:
- the LOC120444327 gene encoding alpha-N-acetylgalactosaminidase — protein sequence MYGTWGVFLGGILLLQALQLSMGLDNGLALKPPMGWMSWERFRCITDCKLYPDECISEKLFQRHADLLVSEGYADAGYEYVIIDDCWLEKNRDNDTQKLVPDRKRFPNGLNALSDHIHNQGLKFGLYQDYGTNTCAGYPGVIKHMKLDAQTFADWDVDYVKLDGCYANISDMATGYPEFGRLLNETGRPMVYSCSWPAYQEDAGEMPDYESLKQHCNLWRNWDDIDDSLESLMQIMDYFAKNQDRIQPHGGPGHWNDPDMLLLGNYGLSYDQSKLQMAIWSIMAAPLIMSNDLAAVRPEIKDILQNRAVIAVDQDELGIQGRRVLSRNQIEVWKRPITPVTKSGHHSYAVAFVSRRDDGAPYRIPFTGKELGLMNPKGYSVQDLYDASNKLGAFQSNSQFITRVNPNGVTFYKFTAL from the exons ATGTACGGAACATGGGGCGTCTTTCTGGGCGGGATCCTCCTGCTGCAGGCTCTGCAATTATCCATGGGCCTCGATAATGGCCTGGCACTCAA GCCACCTATGGGCTGGATGTCCTGGGAGCG TTTCCGCTGCATTACCGACTGTAAACTATATCCCGATGAGTGCATCAG TGAGAAACTTTTCCAGCGGCATGCGGATCTCCTGGTTTCTGAAGGATATGCAGATGCTGGCTACGAGTACGTCATCATAGATGACTGCTGGCTGGAGAAGAATCGCGACAACGATACCCAGAAGCTGGTGCCGGACAGAAAACGCTTTCCCAACGGCCTAAATGCCTTATCCGATCAT ATCCACAACCAGGGTCTGAAGTTTGGCTTGTACCAGGACTACGGCACCAACACCTGTGCTGGTTATCCCGGAGTGATCAAGCACATGAAGCTGGACGCCCAGACCTTTGCCGATTGGGATGTGGACTACGTGAAGCTGGACGGCTGCTATGCCAATATCAGCGACATGGCCACGGGTTATCCGGAGTTTGGACGTCTGCTGAACGAAACTGGTCGTCCGATGGTGTACTCCTGCAGTTGGCCAGCGTATCAAGAGGATGCTGGAGAAATGCCCGACTATGAGTCACTCAAGCAGCACTGCAATCTGTGGCGCAACTGGGACGATATCGACGACTCCCTCGAGTCCCTAATGCAGATCATGGACTACTTTGCCAAGAATCAGGACAGGATTCAGCCACATGGCGGACCAGGACACTGGAACGATCCCGatatgctgctgctgggaaaCTACGGCTTGAGTTACGATCAAAGCAAGCTGCAGATGGCCATTTGGTCAATTATGGCGGCGCCTCTAATCATGTCCAATGATCTGGCTGCAGTGCGTCCCGAGATCAAGGATATACTGCAGAATCG TGCGGTTATTGCTGTGGACCAGGATGAGCTGGGCATCCAGGGCCGTCGTGTTTTGTCCCGCAATCAAATCGAAGTCTGGAAACGTCCCATTACGCCAGTAACCAAGAGTGGACATCACTCCTATGCCGTCGCCTTCGTCAGCCGCCGAGACGATGGCGCTCCCTACAGGATCCCCTTCACGGGCAAGGAGCTCGGACTGATGAATCCCAAGGGCTATAGTGTGCAGGATCTGTACGATGCCAGCAATAAGCTGGGCGCCTTCCAATCGAACAGTCAGTTCATCACACGCGTCAATCCCAATG GCGTAACTTTCTACAAGTTTACAGCGTTGTAA